A genomic segment from Polyangium mundeleinium encodes:
- the fabZ gene encoding 3-hydroxyacyl-ACP dehydratase FabZ, which produces MRYLLLDRITRLEPPRLAMGVKCVSLSDDTFADHFPGHPMMPGALVIEALAQLGGVLLEATRRAEGHEDVHALLTMIDHARFRRIVRPGDKLELEAETILAREEGGQVKGKARVDGEVVATAELGFAFTRVTNPKVLARRREVLDIWLTGAAEEP; this is translated from the coding sequence GTGCGTTACCTGCTCCTCGATCGGATCACGCGGCTCGAACCGCCGCGCCTCGCGATGGGTGTCAAGTGTGTGTCGCTCTCCGACGACACCTTCGCGGACCATTTCCCGGGCCACCCCATGATGCCCGGCGCGCTCGTGATCGAGGCGCTCGCGCAGCTCGGCGGCGTGCTGCTCGAAGCGACCCGGCGCGCCGAGGGGCACGAGGACGTGCACGCGCTGCTCACGATGATCGATCACGCCCGCTTCCGGCGCATCGTCCGGCCCGGGGACAAACTCGAGCTCGAAGCGGAGACGATCCTCGCACGCGAAGAAGGCGGGCAGGTGAAAGGCAAAGCGCGGGTCGACGGTGAGGTCGTGGCGACGGCCGAGCTCGGCTTCGCGTTCACGCGCGTGACGAACCCGAAGGTGCTCGCGCGGCGGCGCGAGGTGCTCGACATATGGCTGACCGGAGCCGCGGAGGAGCCTTGA
- a CDS encoding radical SAM protein, translating into MDCVSCITPTRQDRPHTFFHHERAACPTCRETHEGRVVLRGDSPVRLLLCPTCGPSEEILPGTANAYVDGFLARGEVPEGFEGEIEFKETTSTCPSCLTLLPAKVVIREGRVYFKKNCAACGPSEALVSEDAKYYVRAYAFARAGTEPLKFATKVEHGCPTDCGTCNDHEQHTCLPIIEVTDHCNLECPICIVDNQYSNHIDLDTFTRMIDTLVMNEGQCESVALSGGEPTSHPQILDLVRIASRPEIGRVVVITNGIRLGKDRAFAKALKESGAYVGLQLDGFTADTHEKIRGRDLVKEKEAALAVLRELQIPTQIIFVATRGVNDDQIGKVVELFLSGDHFLSLNFQPAAYTGHGGGLFDHDPMDRLTIPGVVRRVDEQTGGKLKVEDFFPLPCSHPQCVSLTYLLRLEDGTFLPFSRFVDFTKHGSLLRSSATLPATPEMEQTLQDVLYDVYARQDEIERGPEILAALKRTLKVMFPDRPMTQKESLLIGEQQAKSIFLHHYMDRHDFDLERLRKCCHHYPQTDGRIMPACGFNMFHRGAAKGPGTQTPSWGKKPWVKENGTTRLSILSS; encoded by the coding sequence ATGGATTGCGTTAGCTGTATCACTCCGACCCGGCAGGACCGTCCGCATACGTTTTTCCACCACGAGCGGGCGGCGTGTCCGACGTGCCGCGAGACGCACGAGGGGCGCGTGGTGCTTCGCGGCGACAGCCCCGTGCGGCTCCTGCTTTGCCCCACGTGTGGCCCTTCGGAAGAAATTCTTCCCGGCACTGCAAATGCCTATGTCGACGGTTTCCTCGCCCGTGGCGAGGTGCCCGAGGGGTTCGAGGGCGAGATCGAGTTCAAGGAGACGACGTCCACCTGCCCGAGTTGCCTGACGCTGCTGCCTGCGAAGGTCGTGATCCGCGAAGGCCGCGTGTATTTCAAGAAAAACTGCGCGGCGTGTGGCCCTTCGGAGGCGCTCGTCTCGGAGGACGCGAAATATTACGTGCGAGCGTATGCGTTTGCGCGCGCGGGCACCGAGCCCTTGAAGTTCGCCACGAAGGTCGAGCACGGCTGTCCCACGGATTGTGGGACCTGCAATGATCACGAGCAGCACACCTGCCTGCCGATCATCGAGGTCACCGACCACTGCAACCTCGAGTGCCCGATCTGCATCGTCGACAACCAGTACTCGAACCACATCGATCTCGACACCTTTACGCGCATGATCGACACCCTCGTGATGAACGAGGGGCAGTGCGAGTCGGTGGCGCTCTCCGGCGGCGAACCCACGAGCCACCCGCAGATCCTCGACCTCGTGCGCATCGCGAGCCGCCCCGAGATCGGCCGCGTCGTGGTCATCACGAACGGCATCCGGCTCGGCAAGGACCGGGCTTTCGCGAAGGCTCTGAAGGAGAGCGGCGCTTACGTGGGCCTGCAGCTCGACGGTTTTACCGCCGATACCCACGAGAAGATCCGCGGGCGTGATCTCGTGAAGGAGAAGGAGGCGGCGCTCGCCGTGCTGCGCGAGCTCCAGATCCCGACGCAGATCATCTTCGTGGCGACGCGCGGGGTGAACGACGATCAGATCGGAAAGGTCGTCGAGTTGTTCCTCTCGGGGGATCATTTCCTCTCGCTGAACTTCCAGCCCGCCGCGTACACGGGCCACGGCGGCGGTCTCTTTGACCACGATCCGATGGATCGACTCACGATCCCGGGCGTCGTGCGGCGCGTGGACGAGCAGACGGGCGGCAAGCTCAAGGTGGAGGATTTTTTCCCGCTGCCCTGCTCGCACCCGCAATGCGTGTCGCTCACGTATCTGCTCCGCCTCGAAGACGGGACGTTCCTGCCGTTCTCGCGGTTCGTCGATTTCACGAAGCACGGCTCGCTCCTCCGTTCGAGCGCGACGCTCCCCGCGACGCCGGAGATGGAGCAGACGCTCCAGGACGTGCTTTACGACGTCTACGCGCGGCAGGACGAGATCGAGCGCGGGCCGGAGATCCTCGCGGCGCTCAAGCGCACGCTGAAGGTGATGTTCCCGGATCGGCCGATGACGCAAAAGGAGAGCCTGCTCATCGGCGAGCAGCAGGCGAAATCGATCTTCCTGCACCATTACATGGATCGGCACGATTTCGATCTCGAGCGCCTGCGCAAATGCTGCCACCATTACCCGCAGACAGACGGGCGCATCATGCCGGCGTGTGGCTTCAACATGTTCCACCGCGGCGCAGCGAAGGGGCCGGGGACGCAGACGCCGTCCTGGGGCAAGAAGCCCTGGGTCAAGGAAAACGGGACGACGCGCCTCTCGATCCTGTCCTCATGA
- a CDS encoding SDR family NAD(P)-dependent oxidoreductase yields the protein MTKLCEGHIALVTGGSKGLGRAIAVTLAREGAHVGFNWTKSEVEAKETLAEIEAHGVRGFSFRTSVLDKQGLAAAVKEMEGAVGTVDILVNNAGVSDVVPLALMDEDDWDRVMDTNVKGTFLATQAVLRGMVKLRRGRILNIGSLAGVKMMQAPVHYCTAKAAIKGFTESLAKEIGRYGITVNNLAPGVLEGGVSVNLPKGRLDEYLRHTALGRLGTFQEVAEMAAFLVSDRSSYVNGATILVDGAV from the coding sequence ATGACCAAACTTTGCGAAGGGCACATCGCCTTGGTGACGGGCGGTTCCAAGGGCCTCGGGCGGGCGATCGCCGTGACGCTCGCCCGCGAAGGGGCGCACGTCGGGTTCAACTGGACGAAATCGGAGGTCGAGGCGAAGGAGACGCTCGCCGAGATCGAGGCGCACGGGGTGCGGGGGTTTTCCTTTCGAACGAGCGTGCTCGACAAACAGGGCCTCGCCGCGGCCGTGAAGGAGATGGAGGGCGCGGTGGGGACCGTGGACATCCTCGTGAACAACGCGGGCGTCTCCGACGTGGTTCCGCTCGCCTTGATGGACGAGGACGACTGGGACCGCGTGATGGATACGAACGTGAAAGGCACGTTCCTCGCCACGCAGGCCGTCCTGCGGGGCATGGTCAAGCTCCGGCGCGGGCGCATTCTCAACATCGGCTCACTCGCCGGGGTGAAGATGATGCAGGCACCGGTGCATTACTGCACGGCAAAGGCGGCCATCAAGGGGTTTACGGAGTCGCTCGCCAAGGAGATCGGGCGCTACGGGATCACGGTGAACAACCTCGCGCCCGGGGTGCTGGAAGGCGGGGTCAGCGTGAATTTGCCCAAAGGTCGGCTCGACGAGTACCTCCGGCATACCGCGCTCGGGCGGCTCGGCACGTTTCAGGAGGTCGCCGAAATGGCGGCGTTTCTGGTGTCGGATCGATCGTCGTACGTGAATGGAGCGACCATTCTGGTGGACGGCGCGGTGTAA
- a CDS encoding arginase family protein has translation MTVPFDPNAPAAADSGIYGLPFTEDEAAVVLVPVPWEVTTSYGGGTSGGPAAILAASRQVDLYDLDVEKPYAPGIFMQDEAEEIVRWNEEGRALAQKIIEVGGVVETDELRAALARVNELGAKLNARVEAETERLVAKGKIVGIVGGDHAVPLGAIDVLARRRPGLGVLHFDAHSDTRNAYEGFSFSHASIMHNVLSRVPGVAKLVQVGIRDVCEEEMEYVASQGERVQVFFDRDLARRKLGGETFAAVAREIVNALPHEVWISFDVDGLDPRYCPHTGTPVPGGLDFHEAVYVIGEVVRSGRTIVGFDLNEVAPGPDGDEWDANVGARLLYKLIGFTVASQGKAKLR, from the coding sequence ATGACCGTTCCGTTTGATCCCAACGCGCCCGCGGCCGCGGACTCCGGCATTTATGGATTGCCTTTCACGGAGGATGAGGCGGCCGTCGTGCTCGTGCCCGTCCCCTGGGAAGTGACGACGTCGTACGGCGGCGGCACGTCGGGCGGCCCCGCGGCGATCCTCGCGGCGAGCCGGCAGGTGGACCTCTACGACCTCGACGTGGAGAAACCTTATGCGCCCGGCATTTTCATGCAGGACGAGGCCGAAGAGATCGTCCGCTGGAACGAGGAAGGGCGGGCGCTCGCGCAGAAGATCATCGAAGTGGGCGGCGTCGTCGAGACGGACGAGCTCCGCGCGGCCCTCGCGCGGGTGAACGAGCTCGGCGCGAAGCTCAATGCGCGGGTCGAAGCCGAGACGGAGCGGCTCGTGGCGAAGGGAAAGATCGTGGGCATCGTGGGCGGCGATCACGCCGTGCCGCTCGGCGCGATCGATGTGCTCGCCCGGCGGCGCCCAGGGCTCGGCGTCCTGCATTTCGACGCGCATTCGGACACGCGCAACGCCTACGAAGGGTTTTCCTTCTCGCACGCTTCGATCATGCACAACGTGCTCTCGCGCGTGCCGGGCGTCGCGAAGCTCGTTCAGGTCGGGATTCGCGACGTGTGCGAGGAAGAAATGGAGTACGTCGCGTCGCAGGGTGAGCGCGTGCAGGTGTTTTTTGATCGCGATCTCGCGCGGCGCAAGCTCGGGGGCGAGACGTTCGCCGCCGTGGCGCGGGAGATCGTGAACGCTCTGCCGCACGAGGTGTGGATCTCGTTCGACGTCGATGGGCTCGATCCGCGGTACTGCCCGCACACGGGCACGCCCGTGCCCGGCGGGCTCGATTTCCACGAGGCGGTGTACGTGATCGGTGAGGTGGTGCGGTCCGGACGCACGATCGTGGGATTCGACCTCAACGAGGTCGCCCCGGGGCCGGACGGCGACGAGTGGGATGCGAACGTGGGGGCGCGGCTGCTTTACAAGCTGATCGGATTCACGGTAGCGAGCCAGGGCAAGGCCAAGCTGCGCTGA
- a CDS encoding iron-containing alcohol dehydrogenase encodes MKFAFRTAPEIHFGAGTLGEAPAAVARLGKRCLLVSGKHSLERSGKLAAIEEGLRTRGVSMARFCASGEPDLAVADEGARVAREGGYDVVLAIGGGSVIDAAKAAAALATNEGSAIDYVEAVGAGRTIEKAPLPLVAVPTTAGSGSEVTKNSVLRVPDLRVKRSIRSDLMVPRVALVDPSLIATAPKSVAASSGLDALTHLVEAYLSKGAQPMTDVLVVPGITLAYRALVALAEDRATDESHEAMALAALWGGIALANAGLGAVHGLVAPLGGLCGVPHGAGCGCLLPATFATNVAALRARAPAHPALARAHEVADLLLPPDARDRSPERAADTFEGLRDKLGVPPLRSYGVGETDLASIIAGSRAGSMRSNPIELTDAELEEILARSLGPRAA; translated from the coding sequence GTGAAGTTCGCGTTCCGCACGGCGCCCGAGATCCACTTCGGCGCGGGCACCCTCGGCGAAGCGCCGGCGGCCGTCGCCCGCCTCGGCAAGCGTTGCCTCCTCGTCTCCGGCAAACACTCGCTCGAACGCTCGGGCAAGCTCGCGGCGATCGAGGAGGGGCTCCGCACGCGGGGCGTCTCGATGGCGCGGTTTTGCGCCTCTGGCGAGCCGGACCTCGCGGTCGCGGACGAGGGCGCCCGCGTCGCCCGCGAGGGGGGATATGACGTCGTCCTCGCGATCGGCGGCGGCAGCGTGATCGACGCCGCAAAGGCGGCGGCTGCGCTCGCGACGAACGAGGGATCGGCGATCGATTACGTCGAGGCCGTGGGCGCCGGCCGCACGATCGAGAAGGCGCCTTTGCCGCTCGTCGCCGTCCCCACGACGGCGGGCAGCGGTTCGGAGGTCACGAAAAACAGCGTCCTCCGCGTCCCCGACCTCCGCGTCAAGCGCAGCATCCGCAGCGATCTCATGGTCCCGCGTGTCGCCCTCGTGGACCCTTCCCTCATCGCCACCGCGCCGAAGAGCGTCGCGGCCTCCTCCGGGCTCGACGCGCTCACGCACCTCGTCGAGGCCTATCTCTCGAAAGGCGCGCAGCCGATGACCGACGTCCTCGTCGTCCCCGGCATCACGCTCGCCTACCGCGCGCTCGTCGCGCTCGCCGAGGATCGCGCCACGGACGAGTCCCACGAGGCCATGGCGCTCGCAGCGTTATGGGGCGGCATTGCGCTCGCCAATGCGGGCCTCGGCGCCGTACATGGCCTCGTCGCGCCGCTCGGCGGCCTCTGCGGCGTCCCGCACGGCGCCGGCTGCGGTTGCCTCTTGCCGGCCACCTTCGCCACGAATGTCGCTGCCTTGCGCGCCCGCGCGCCCGCGCACCCCGCGCTCGCCCGCGCACACGAGGTCGCCGACCTCCTTTTGCCTCCGGACGCACGCGACCGCAGCCCCGAGCGCGCCGCCGATACGTTTGAAGGTTTACGCGACAAACTCGGCGTCCCGCCGCTCCGATCGTATGGGGTCGGCGAGACCGACCTCGCCTCCATCATCGCGGGCTCGCGGGCGGGCAGCATGCGTTCGAATCCGATCGAGCTCACGGACGCTGAGCTCGAAGAAATCCTCGCTCGCTCGCTTGGCCCGAGGGCGGCCTGA
- a CDS encoding antibiotic biosynthesis monooxygenase has product MYVVCVKVSVLADHVDAFAEATLDNARGTRAEPGNVRFDVLRGADDPTRFFLYEVYQTEADFKAHQQTAHYLRWKERVAPMMAAPRVGEKYASLFPEPWA; this is encoded by the coding sequence GTGTACGTCGTTTGCGTCAAGGTCTCCGTGCTCGCCGATCACGTCGACGCCTTCGCGGAAGCGACGCTCGACAACGCTCGTGGCACGCGCGCCGAACCCGGCAACGTCCGCTTCGACGTCCTCCGGGGCGCGGACGATCCCACGCGGTTTTTCCTGTACGAGGTCTACCAGACCGAGGCCGATTTCAAGGCGCACCAGCAGACGGCGCATTACCTCCGCTGGAAAGAGCGCGTCGCGCCGATGATGGCCGCCCCTCGCGTGGGCGAGAAATACGCGTCCTTGTTCCCCGAGCCCTGGGCCTGA
- a CDS encoding serine/threonine-protein kinase encodes MSQMPVKPGDLLARKYRVERVLGSGAMGVVVAARHVDLGQLVAVKSLLTGRVVSPEQRERFLREARAAVLLKSNHVARVLDVGADDNDAPYIVMEYLDGQDLAATLKARRQLPFEEAVEYVLQACEAVGEAHAAGIVHRDLKPANLFLTQDVSGAACVKVLDFGISKLASSDVALTHESQMLGSPLYMSPEQMNTPKSVDARSDVWALGIILYQLACGKTPFHAETIQAVCGLVLAGQPTPLGQYRLDAPPGFEAVILRCLARNREERFRDVGELAAALAPYALAHARVYVERVGRVVRGRGGRMGSMADTPSTFPEYTAARAMTSATSGTAATEPLAAVVTPGASSSSRTKGANPMRLVVLGVALAVVGGVLGIAVVLFSGPGAGGTSGATGQETAPVRSEAAAKAAPSGEVRGVEPVIVAPMGSAASAEGNSHAAARTSATAPSVVSSSVATSAPSVRASSVVKPSATSKAAGTSTGGPRPTKKNDDLYAP; translated from the coding sequence ATGAGCCAGATGCCCGTCAAGCCCGGCGATCTCCTGGCGCGAAAGTATCGCGTGGAGCGCGTGCTCGGCTCGGGCGCGATGGGCGTCGTCGTGGCCGCAAGGCACGTGGATCTCGGGCAGCTCGTCGCCGTGAAGTCGCTCCTCACGGGTCGCGTCGTGAGCCCGGAGCAACGCGAACGGTTCCTCCGCGAGGCGCGCGCCGCCGTGCTCCTGAAGAGCAACCACGTCGCGCGTGTGCTCGACGTCGGGGCCGACGACAACGACGCGCCGTACATCGTGATGGAGTACCTCGACGGGCAAGACCTCGCCGCGACGTTGAAGGCGCGCAGGCAACTGCCTTTCGAGGAGGCCGTCGAGTACGTTCTGCAAGCCTGCGAGGCCGTCGGCGAGGCGCACGCGGCGGGGATCGTGCACCGGGATCTCAAGCCGGCGAACCTGTTCCTGACGCAAGACGTGAGCGGCGCGGCGTGCGTGAAGGTGCTGGATTTCGGGATCTCGAAGCTCGCTTCGTCGGACGTGGCGCTGACGCACGAGTCGCAGATGCTCGGCTCGCCGCTCTACATGTCGCCGGAGCAGATGAACACGCCGAAGAGCGTGGACGCGCGGAGCGATGTGTGGGCCCTCGGGATCATCCTGTACCAGCTCGCCTGCGGGAAGACGCCGTTCCACGCAGAGACGATCCAGGCCGTCTGCGGGCTCGTGCTGGCCGGTCAACCGACGCCGCTCGGGCAGTATCGACTCGATGCGCCGCCGGGGTTCGAGGCGGTGATCCTGCGGTGTCTTGCGCGGAATCGAGAGGAGAGGTTTCGCGATGTCGGGGAGCTCGCGGCGGCGCTCGCGCCGTACGCGCTGGCGCATGCGCGGGTGTACGTGGAGCGGGTCGGGCGGGTGGTTCGAGGGAGAGGCGGCCGGATGGGATCGATGGCCGACACGCCCTCGACGTTCCCCGAGTACACCGCAGCGCGAGCCATGACATCGGCGACATCGGGGACGGCGGCGACGGAGCCGTTGGCGGCGGTGGTCACGCCGGGGGCGAGTTCGTCGTCACGCACGAAGGGCGCGAATCCGATGCGGCTCGTGGTGCTCGGGGTGGCGCTGGCGGTCGTGGGGGGTGTGCTGGGGATCGCCGTGGTGTTGTTCTCGGGTCCAGGCGCGGGTGGGACGAGCGGGGCGACAGGTCAGGAGACGGCCCCGGTGCGGAGTGAGGCCGCGGCGAAGGCGGCGCCGTCGGGTGAGGTACGTGGGGTGGAGCCGGTGATCGTCGCGCCGATGGGGAGCGCGGCGTCCGCGGAGGGGAACTCGCACGCGGCAGCGAGGACGAGCGCGACGGCGCCGAGCGTGGTTTCGTCGTCGGTGGCGACGAGTGCGCCTTCGGTGCGCGCATCGTCGGTGGTCAAACCATCGGCGACGAGCAAAGCCGCGGGGACGAGTACGGGGGGACCTCGGCCCACGAAGAAGAACGACGATCTCTACGCCCCCTGA
- a CDS encoding PEGA domain-containing protein codes for MRTKALLSTVSFALVLAGAAPAYADDASRAAELFATGNKLFDEQKWAEAEASYQAAWDLRKSFDLAGNLGDVEMTLGQFRDAAEHLSYALEEFPAGGKPEVREALQKRLDEAKKQVGTVTIGTNIGGAKIFVDGRLVGQAPLAKPVFVDAGKRVIEAKLPGHDDVLRTVDVEKAQSQEVNLVLAPKIGGAPGGKSKVLIGVGGGLALVGIGAGIGLLVAASGADSDAKALDSAMPDAACDPAHPDHAANKANCATLLSTLQRKDTFTNIGTGALVAGGVLAVGTVVYALLPTKKQATMGFTLVPSVTPTFAGFAATGQF; via the coding sequence ATGCGAACCAAGGCACTGCTTTCGACGGTGAGCTTCGCGCTCGTGCTCGCGGGGGCCGCGCCTGCGTACGCGGACGACGCGTCGCGGGCAGCGGAGCTCTTCGCGACGGGCAACAAGCTCTTCGACGAGCAGAAGTGGGCCGAGGCGGAGGCGTCGTACCAGGCGGCGTGGGATCTGCGAAAGAGCTTTGATCTCGCGGGGAACCTGGGCGACGTGGAGATGACGTTGGGCCAGTTCCGCGACGCGGCGGAGCATCTGTCGTACGCGCTGGAGGAGTTCCCGGCAGGCGGCAAGCCCGAGGTGCGCGAGGCGCTTCAGAAGCGGCTGGACGAGGCGAAGAAGCAAGTCGGCACGGTGACGATCGGCACGAACATCGGCGGCGCGAAGATCTTCGTGGACGGCCGGCTCGTGGGTCAGGCGCCGCTGGCGAAGCCGGTGTTCGTGGACGCGGGCAAGCGGGTGATCGAGGCGAAGTTGCCCGGGCACGATGACGTGCTGAGGACGGTCGATGTGGAGAAGGCGCAGAGCCAGGAGGTGAACCTGGTGCTGGCGCCGAAGATTGGTGGGGCGCCGGGGGGGAAGAGCAAGGTCCTGATCGGTGTGGGCGGTGGGCTTGCGCTGGTGGGGATTGGGGCTGGGATTGGGCTCCTTGTGGCAGCGAGCGGCGCGGACAGCGACGCCAAAGCGCTCGACAGCGCCATGCCGGACGCGGCATGCGACCCTGCGCACCCGGACCACGCCGCGAACAAGGCCAACTGCGCGACGTTGCTCAGCACCCTGCAACGCAAAGACACGTTCACCAACATCGGCACGGGCGCCCTCGTCGCGGGCGGCGTTCTCGCGGTGGGCACGGTGGTCTACGCGTTGTTGCCCACGAAGAAGCAAGCCACGATGGGCTTCACGTTGGTGCCCTCGGTGACGCCCACCTTCGCGGGCTTCGCGGCGACGGGCCAGTTCTGA